The Micromonospora sp. NBC_00421 genome contains a region encoding:
- a CDS encoding carbohydrate ABC transporter permease, which produces MTSPANPAQRARRLLLHLVCIAVGALIVVPVWFGVIGGFKDNGQLSTNPLGLPDPWVPSNYVDIFTSGVFWRNVGNSVFIAVASTFVVVAAAAMAAYVFARFAFRGREFLVTLFAIGLMFPFAVAILPLFILLRGMGLLDNPLGVILPQAAFGLPITIIILRQFFRTIPGEVEEAATLDGCGPFGFFWRVLLPMARPALATVSVLALVSSWNNFMLPLVVFTDQSWWTLPLGVQAFQGQYSDDTARVLAYVVLSMIPALGFYAIAERQLIGGLSGSVKG; this is translated from the coding sequence ATGACCAGCCCGGCGAACCCGGCCCAGCGGGCCCGCCGCCTCCTGCTGCACCTCGTCTGCATCGCCGTCGGCGCGCTCATCGTCGTGCCTGTCTGGTTCGGGGTGATCGGCGGGTTCAAGGACAACGGGCAACTCTCCACCAACCCGCTCGGGCTGCCCGACCCGTGGGTGCCGAGCAACTACGTCGACATCTTCACCTCCGGGGTGTTCTGGCGGAACGTGGGCAACAGCGTCTTCATCGCCGTGGCCAGCACGTTCGTCGTCGTCGCGGCGGCGGCGATGGCCGCGTACGTCTTCGCGCGGTTCGCCTTCCGGGGGCGGGAGTTCCTGGTCACCCTCTTCGCGATCGGGCTGATGTTCCCCTTCGCGGTGGCGATCCTGCCGCTGTTCATCCTGCTGCGCGGGATGGGGCTGCTGGACAACCCGCTCGGGGTGATCCTGCCCCAGGCCGCGTTCGGACTGCCGATCACCATCATCATCCTGCGCCAGTTCTTCCGGACCATCCCCGGCGAGGTCGAGGAGGCGGCGACCCTCGACGGCTGCGGCCCGTTCGGGTTCTTCTGGCGGGTGCTGCTGCCGATGGCCCGGCCCGCCCTGGCCACCGTCTCGGTGCTGGCCCTGGTGAGCAGCTGGAACAACTTCATGCTCCCGCTCGTGGTGTTCACCGACCAGAGCTGGTGGACGCTTCCCCTCGGGGTCCAGGCGTTCCAGGGTCAGTACTCCGACGACACCGCCCGGGTGCTCGCCTACGTGGTGCTGTCGATGATCCCGGCGCTGGGCTTCTACGCCATCGCCGAACGTCAGCTCATCGGTGGGCTGTCCGGCAGCGTCAAGGGGTGA
- a CDS encoding LacI family DNA-binding transcriptional regulator has product MIARLAGVSVPTVSRVINGRSDVAPQTRERVEELLTRHGYRPRSAARRTQSALVDLVFNDLDSPWAVEIIRGVEDVAQASGAGTVVSAIHRRTSSAKQWLDNMRTRSTEGVIFVTSMVEPPLQAELRRLRLPVVIVDPAGVAPQEAPTIGATNWAGSLRATQYLLGLGHGRIGFIAGPPQLMCSRARMDGYRAALDAAGLAVDDRLVRPGNFYHESGYTAGMHLLGLPEPPTAIFASSDQMALGVYEAVRKRGLRVPDDVSVVGFDDLPEVRWCSPPLTTIRQPLAEMGMLAARTVLRLARGETIESPRVELATDLVVRDSAAAPRSR; this is encoded by the coding sequence ATGATCGCGCGGTTGGCGGGCGTCTCCGTGCCCACGGTCTCCCGGGTGATCAACGGGCGCTCCGACGTCGCCCCGCAGACCCGGGAACGGGTGGAGGAACTGCTCACCCGACACGGCTACCGCCCCCGCTCGGCCGCCCGGCGTACCCAGTCCGCCCTGGTCGACCTGGTCTTCAACGACCTGGACAGCCCGTGGGCCGTGGAGATCATCCGCGGTGTGGAGGACGTCGCCCAGGCCAGCGGGGCCGGCACCGTCGTCTCGGCCATCCACCGGCGTACCTCGTCGGCCAAGCAGTGGCTCGACAACATGCGTACCCGGTCCACCGAGGGGGTCATCTTCGTGACCTCGATGGTGGAGCCGCCGTTACAGGCCGAGCTGCGCCGGCTGCGGCTGCCGGTGGTCATCGTCGACCCCGCCGGGGTCGCCCCCCAGGAGGCCCCGACGATCGGTGCCACCAACTGGGCGGGCAGCCTGCGCGCCACCCAGTACCTGCTCGGCCTCGGGCACGGCCGGATCGGTTTCATCGCCGGCCCGCCCCAGCTGATGTGCAGCCGGGCCCGGATGGACGGCTACCGGGCCGCGCTCGACGCCGCCGGCCTCGCCGTCGACGACCGCCTGGTCCGGCCGGGCAACTTCTACCACGAGTCCGGCTACACCGCCGGCATGCACCTGCTGGGCCTGCCCGAACCGCCCACCGCCATCTTCGCCTCCAGCGACCAGATGGCGCTCGGGGTCTACGAGGCGGTCCGCAAGCGTGGCCTGCGGGTGCCCGACGACGTCAGCGTGGTCGGCTTCGACGACCTGCCGGAGGTCAGGTGGTGCTCGCCGCCGCTGACCACGATCCGTCAACCGCTTGCCGAGATGGGCATGCTTGCGGCCCGTACCGTGCTGCGGCTCGCCCGGGGCGAGACGATCGAGTCTCCGCGCGTCGAACTCGCCACCGACCTGGTCGTCCGGGACAGCGCCGCCGCACCGCGTAGCCGCTGA